In a genomic window of Flavobacterium lipolyticum:
- a CDS encoding fibronectin type III domain-containing protein: MKKLYLLFMLLGLSYASKAQNLFPYLQNATPTSIYVNWKTDSNPESIVEYGTTASNLNVTVTGNTNVFTDSGYPGNYFYHSAKLTNLSANTKYFYRIKTGADVSSVYSFKTLPNPGQAATANGHIRFLIMGDNQLKAVPRYDSLVSAAKRKIKQKWGKDASPDDNISMTFMVGDQVDVGTLDHYENVHFKKNRGLSGNVPIQTTVGNHETYGTLGMNSYYDHFYISELSYKGISSGTENYYAQQAGNVLFISLSSEHTGAEQLSWLQKVLTAANADNTVEWIFSLSHRPYQAEQYVGDISTWVRNTAVPLLVTSPKYSMHIGAHHHLYHRGQLKNTPTYNIISGGTAWDQYWGSSTEQDFDDVQKTICNWIYQIVDIDVTNGKMDIESYSIGSVDKWKNNQLMDEFHRYKNKAAPAKPSITNTFTATNTLPLTVSGSTYTTTTEEKLNTSQFLISQTPTFDIVKKEVYRDFENLYGKYGTKKDSTVNINLGVDITKMDLASNSLPNGKYYVKLRYRDRNLEWSPWSDVQTFTITGSNNVNTAIVTGAVTYSLNAPIKVDFTDAPASTSTWIGLYKEGQTPGGSSPSQTWKYTDGSASGFITFSSGLATKGRYYAAIFSNGGYTEIAPRKYFYVGPVPTLTTDKTEYSVGTPILINYTNGPQLAKDWIGIYRMGVNPGSGVTATSWQYVTTAADAKSFTGLPKGYYYAEYYLQDGFNPIGNKVFFKVGAVVTELWINKPVYDLGEQITASWTDAPGIVKDWLGIYHDGDNPNEKPLVSYTYFEGLSEGTKNIAATELPTQKGKYFLVMFTNDSYNEVSNRVSFEVIDPHLNNDEFKIDNGLRVYPNPTKNDTETFIQSEYPIDEIEIYSMEGKLLYATKNVNNNKFSLINQDLPKGVYILKIHSRKLFTAKLIVK; this comes from the coding sequence ATGAAAAAACTTTACTTATTATTTATGCTTCTGGGGCTAAGTTATGCTTCAAAAGCGCAAAATTTATTTCCTTATCTGCAAAACGCGACACCAACATCTATCTACGTTAACTGGAAAACGGATAGTAATCCGGAATCTATCGTAGAGTACGGAACAACAGCATCGAATCTAAATGTTACCGTTACCGGTAATACTAATGTTTTTACAGATTCAGGTTATCCGGGGAATTATTTCTATCATAGTGCAAAGCTGACGAACCTTTCGGCTAACACGAAATATTTCTACAGAATAAAAACCGGAGCAGATGTGTCTTCGGTTTATTCTTTTAAAACATTGCCCAATCCGGGACAAGCAGCCACAGCTAATGGACACATTCGGTTTTTGATTATGGGGGATAATCAACTGAAAGCTGTTCCGCGTTATGATTCTTTGGTGTCAGCTGCTAAAAGAAAAATAAAACAGAAATGGGGAAAAGACGCATCTCCGGATGATAATATCTCTATGACTTTTATGGTGGGAGATCAGGTTGATGTGGGAACTTTAGATCATTATGAAAATGTGCATTTTAAAAAGAACAGAGGTTTGTCAGGTAATGTGCCTATTCAGACCACAGTAGGAAACCATGAAACTTATGGAACGCTGGGAATGAATTCCTATTACGATCATTTTTATATAAGTGAACTTTCATACAAAGGCATTTCGTCGGGAACAGAGAATTATTATGCCCAGCAGGCCGGTAATGTCTTGTTTATCAGTTTAAGTTCAGAACATACAGGTGCTGAACAGCTAAGCTGGTTGCAAAAAGTTCTTACCGCTGCAAATGCGGATAATACCGTAGAATGGATTTTCTCTTTAAGCCACAGACCATATCAGGCAGAGCAATATGTGGGGGATATTTCGACCTGGGTTCGTAATACAGCCGTACCGCTATTGGTTACTTCTCCAAAATATTCGATGCATATTGGAGCGCACCATCATTTGTATCATCGCGGACAATTGAAAAATACACCTACCTATAATATTATTTCGGGAGGTACAGCCTGGGATCAATATTGGGGATCTTCTACAGAGCAGGATTTTGATGATGTACAGAAAACCATTTGTAACTGGATTTACCAAATTGTAGATATTGATGTGACAAACGGAAAAATGGACATTGAAAGCTATTCTATTGGAAGTGTTGATAAATGGAAGAACAACCAGCTAATGGATGAATTTCATCGATATAAAAACAAAGCGGCACCTGCCAAACCTTCGATTACGAATACTTTTACTGCGACAAATACATTGCCGCTAACCGTTTCCGGATCGACTTATACGACAACTACAGAGGAGAAGTTGAATACCAGTCAGTTTTTGATTTCTCAGACACCAACATTCGATATTGTAAAGAAAGAAGTATATAGAGATTTCGAAAATTTATACGGAAAGTATGGCACTAAGAAAGATTCGACTGTAAACATCAATCTGGGTGTAGATATTACCAAAATGGATTTGGCTTCTAATTCACTTCCAAATGGCAAATACTATGTGAAGTTAAGATACAGAGATCGTAATCTTGAATGGTCGCCATGGAGTGATGTTCAGACTTTTACGATTACAGGAAGTAACAATGTAAATACGGCAATAGTTACAGGTGCTGTTACTTATTCGTTGAACGCACCCATAAAAGTTGATTTTACTGATGCTCCGGCCAGTACTTCAACGTGGATTGGTTTATACAAAGAAGGGCAGACTCCGGGAGGTTCTTCGCCATCGCAAACCTGGAAATATACGGACGGAAGTGCCAGCGGGTTTATCACTTTTTCTAGCGGACTGGCTACTAAAGGACGTTATTATGCTGCAATATTTTCAAATGGAGGGTACACGGAAATTGCACCGCGAAAATACTTTTATGTAGGGCCGGTACCGACCTTAACGACTGATAAAACGGAATATTCTGTTGGAACTCCTATCCTTATTAATTATACAAATGGTCCACAACTGGCAAAAGACTGGATCGGTATTTACAGAATGGGAGTTAATCCCGGATCCGGAGTTACAGCAACAAGCTGGCAATATGTTACAACGGCTGCAGATGCTAAATCTTTCACAGGACTGCCAAAAGGCTACTATTATGCCGAGTATTATTTACAGGACGGATTTAATCCGATTGGAAACAAAGTATTTTTTAAAGTAGGAGCGGTCGTTACCGAATTATGGATCAATAAACCGGTTTATGATTTGGGCGAGCAGATTACCGCTTCGTGGACAGACGCTCCGGGAATTGTAAAAGATTGGTTGGGGATTTATCATGATGGAGATAATCCGAATGAAAAACCACTGGTGAGTTATACCTATTTCGAAGGACTTTCTGAAGGAACAAAAAATATTGCAGCTACGGAATTACCAACACAAAAAGGGAAATACTTTTTGGTAATGTTTACTAACGATTCTTATAATGAAGTTTCCAACAGAGTATCTTTTGAAGTAATCGATCCACATCTGAACAATGATGAATTTAAAATCGATAATGGTTTGAGAGTCTATCCAAATCCAACAAAGAATGATACGGAAACCTTTATTCAGTCCGAATATCCTATTGATGAAATAGAAATTTACAGCATGGAAGGGAAATTATTATATGCTACAAAAAATGTAAACAATAATAAGTTTTCTCTAATCAATCAGGATTTACCAAAAGGAGTTTATATTCTAAAAATACATTCCCGTAAATTGTTTACGGCTAAACTAATTGTGAAGTAG
- a CDS encoding ABC-F family ATP-binding cassette domain-containing protein, translated as MLTVNNLSVQFGKRILFDEVNTTFTHGNIYGVIGANGAGKSTFLKIISGDIDPTSGHIHLEPGKRMSVLNQNHNMFDEHTVLETVLMGNKVLYAVKKEMDELYADYNDKNADRIGELQVQFEEMNGWNADSDAAAMLSNLGITEADHYTLMGDLEGKIKVRVLLAQALFGNPDLLIMDEPTNDLDFETIAWLENFLANYENTVIVVSHDRHFLDAVCTHISDIDFGKINHYSGNYTFWYESSQLAAKQRAQQNKKAEEKKQELEEFIRRFSANVAKSKQATSRKKMISKLNISEIKPSSRRYPAIIFDQDREAGDQILNVEGLGASIDGDLLFKDVDLNMAKGDKIVLFSKDSRATTAFYQILNNQQKADAGTFDWGITTNQAYLPAENHSFFENDLTLVDWLRQYAKTEEERDEVFIRGFLGKMIFSGEEALKTSRVLSGGEKVRCMLSRMMMERANILMLDEPTNHLDLESITAFNNSLKNFKGSVIFTTHDHEFAQTVGNRVVELTPNGVIDRYMTFDEYLDDEKIQELRKKMYNL; from the coding sequence ATGTTAACAGTCAATAATTTATCAGTTCAGTTTGGCAAACGAATTTTGTTTGACGAAGTAAATACAACTTTCACTCATGGAAATATTTACGGAGTTATTGGAGCCAACGGTGCTGGAAAATCTACTTTTCTAAAAATCATCTCAGGTGATATCGATCCAACTTCGGGGCATATTCATTTAGAACCGGGAAAACGTATGTCGGTTTTGAACCAGAACCACAACATGTTCGATGAGCATACGGTTTTGGAAACTGTGTTGATGGGAAATAAAGTTTTGTATGCTGTTAAGAAAGAAATGGATGAACTTTATGCAGACTACAACGATAAAAACGCAGACAGAATTGGAGAACTTCAGGTTCAGTTTGAAGAAATGAACGGTTGGAATGCTGATTCTGATGCTGCGGCCATGTTGTCTAACTTAGGAATCACAGAAGCAGATCATTATACTCTGATGGGGGATTTGGAAGGAAAAATTAAAGTACGTGTGCTTTTAGCGCAGGCACTTTTTGGAAATCCCGATTTGCTTATTATGGATGAGCCTACCAACGACTTGGACTTTGAGACCATTGCGTGGTTAGAGAATTTCCTTGCGAATTATGAAAATACGGTAATTGTAGTATCTCACGACCGTCACTTTTTAGATGCGGTTTGTACACATATTTCTGACATTGATTTTGGAAAAATAAATCACTACTCAGGAAACTATACGTTCTGGTACGAGTCTAGCCAATTAGCGGCAAAACAACGTGCACAGCAGAATAAAAAAGCAGAAGAGAAGAAACAGGAGCTTGAAGAATTTATTCGTCGTTTTAGTGCGAACGTTGCGAAATCGAAACAAGCTACTTCTCGTAAAAAAATGATTTCGAAATTGAATATTTCTGAAATTAAACCTTCAAGCCGTCGTTATCCTGCAATTATTTTTGATCAGGATCGTGAAGCCGGAGATCAGATTTTGAATGTTGAAGGCCTGGGAGCTTCCATCGATGGCGATCTTTTGTTTAAAGACGTTGATTTGAATATGGCAAAAGGCGATAAAATCGTTCTTTTTTCTAAAGATTCACGTGCTACAACAGCATTCTACCAAATTTTGAACAACCAGCAAAAGGCAGATGCCGGAACTTTTGATTGGGGAATTACAACCAATCAGGCTTATTTACCGGCTGAGAATCATTCTTTCTTTGAAAATGATCTGACTTTGGTAGATTGGTTACGCCAATACGCCAAAACAGAAGAAGAGCGTGATGAGGTTTTTATTAGAGGATTCTTAGGGAAAATGATTTTTTCCGGAGAAGAGGCGTTAAAAACAAGCCGCGTATTATCAGGAGGAGAAAAAGTACGTTGTATGCTATCCAGAATGATGATGGAGAGAGCTAATATCTTAATGCTTGATGAGCCAACCAATCACTTAGATCTGGAGTCCATTACAGCTTTTAATAACTCATTGAAAAATTTTAAAGGTTCCGTAATTTTCACCACACATGACCACGAGTTTGCACAAACAGTTGGTAACAGAGTAGTGGAATTAACACCAAACGGAGTCATAGACCGTTACATGACATTTGACGAATACCTGGACGATGAAAAAATTCAGGAATTAAGAAAAAAAATGTACAACCTGTAA
- a CDS encoding TlpA family protein disulfide reductase — protein sequence MQKFIGLLVLFIISITATAQTKFSEPEVDPIQIQKNFKDWSVYQSKNIMLSRDFLALDALSTEISKETFLDQLANENYIPIRLKSEQGIYCYKLFTIQPNSDTSIKATINQIGFDALKNYKMEGTVFPPFSFKDLEGNLVSNESMKGKIVVIKCWYIHCTPCIREFPQVNKLAAEYKDRKDMLFVSLAEDSATQLKTFLSRKPLSYAVIPDMKVYMNEALQLNSFPTHFILNKEGMIAKVLPNFESLEVALDKESKL from the coding sequence ATGCAAAAATTTATCGGTCTCTTAGTCCTATTTATAATTTCTATTACAGCCACAGCTCAGACAAAATTTAGCGAACCCGAAGTTGATCCTATCCAGATTCAAAAAAACTTTAAGGACTGGTCTGTCTATCAAAGTAAAAATATTATGCTTTCAAGAGATTTTCTAGCGTTGGATGCTCTTTCAACGGAAATTTCCAAAGAAACTTTTTTGGATCAATTAGCAAACGAAAATTACATTCCAATTCGATTAAAGTCAGAGCAGGGGATCTATTGCTACAAATTGTTTACAATTCAGCCCAATTCAGATACCAGTATAAAAGCAACAATAAATCAAATAGGTTTTGATGCTCTAAAAAACTATAAAATGGAAGGAACTGTTTTTCCTCCATTCTCTTTTAAAGATTTAGAAGGTAACCTGGTTTCAAACGAATCGATGAAAGGAAAGATAGTAGTCATCAAATGCTGGTACATTCATTGCACACCCTGTATCAGAGAATTTCCACAAGTCAACAAATTAGCCGCGGAATACAAAGATCGAAAAGACATGCTGTTTGTAAGCCTTGCAGAAGATTCTGCCACGCAATTAAAAACATTCCTCTCCAGAAAGCCATTGTCCTATGCTGTAATTCCAGACATGAAAGTATACATGAATGAAGCCTTGCAGTTAAATTCATTTCCAACGCATTTTATTTTAAACAAAGAAGGAATGATTGCTAAAGTCCTGCCTAATTTCGAAAGTTTAGAAGTCGCTTTGGATAAAGAGAGTAAATTATAG
- a CDS encoding helix-turn-helix domain-containing protein has product MTKKRMIGENVRKIRVIKGYSQQYMADLLEISQAAYSDMETGKTKISFEKLQKISLALNLDMNYIVNFHESKLFSSNLNNLMTNKEEINDLKTHFAKERELYKEQINTLKGEISYLRNKLDSKE; this is encoded by the coding sequence TTGACAAAAAAAAGAATGATTGGGGAGAATGTAAGAAAGATTAGGGTTATTAAGGGATATTCTCAGCAATATATGGCTGATTTGTTAGAAATTTCGCAAGCTGCCTACTCAGATATGGAGACAGGTAAAACAAAGATTAGTTTTGAGAAATTGCAGAAAATTTCTTTAGCCTTAAATCTTGACATGAATTATATCGTTAATTTTCATGAGAGTAAATTGTTCAGTTCTAATTTGAATAATTTGATGACAAACAAAGAAGAGATTAATGACCTTAAAACTCACTTTGCTAAAGAAAGAGAACTTTATAAGGAACAAATCAATACTTTAAAAGGGGAGATAAGCTATTTAAGGAATAAACTTGATAGTAAAGAATAA
- the chiA gene encoding T9SS-translocated chitinase ChiA, translated as MKHYYRLLFMLLFPLLASAQPAHGKKVVGYYAQWAIYARDFNVPKIDGSKITHLNYSFYGTTFDPARPENTKLKCLDTYADYEHTEGGIPWDAPVKGNFYDLKKLKEKYPHLKILISVGGWTKGQDLSPIAASPVARAALAADMANFIVTYPFIDGFDIDWEYPLMGGTDGTEIVNGIPVPPQKYHPDDNKNLVLLLKAMRQAMPNKLVTIAAGNNVRNVPKQYLGPNNRATYGMTEDISTYCDYITYFGYDFGGNWYDKTCYNAPLYGSGNPNDPLYGATQSESLDELTNIYLNVVGFPANKLIMGLPFYGKKFDNVANNGTNPNFPGLFVAAPRYNVAGCTNPQNPTGTWDGPAACEKSGSIEICGLVGNPVTNSHAFLDPNTMLVTPTAAAAGWVRYFDNTTKVPYLYNSSLKQFISYEDKQSMDLKVQYIKSKNLAGGMIWELSQDTRGSIPNSLLTQVDTSFKSIVPGTVSIGGSVKNGTALVTNVTIEIRNASNAVIESVVSPTGNFAFYNLPKNQNYTLTAIKAAYNFTPVSLTNVAADQTGVVIQGTQPLYTVSGTIVVGTSTTPVSGVTVTATSGTTVLTAVSGTNGTYSITGLTAGLNFTVTAAKTGFPYTPASTVYNAIDSNKTLNFAQGDPIVYYIVSGTILNGTAPAVGVNVTAASTGAPITGTSNASGFYTLTLPSGGNYTITAAATGKTYTPASTVYTNLLADKTLNLTEYNVGTNKISGTVKNGTVPVAGAKVEIVLPWTDNTHGWKSVLATTDAQGNYSFANSVVDGYAIISSLKLNAWQNNDVNYFPNNLTSFAVPSTPTVYNFNTAATARTSSYAMSGKVLNGTTPVSGAVVSAVSGTTVLTATTDRNGAYSFAGLTSGSDYKVSVAKTNLTFAPVSAVSTTQSGNKTLDFTQNLASTNLISGTVKNGSVPVAGAKVELVVPWTDNTHGWKSVIATTDAQGNFTYDNTVTAGYAQVLSLKLNGWENNGTNYYPNNLVNFAMPTTPTVYNFNTQATVVTKPVVAITAPTTPTIAINLGSAINFVASVGLSAADATTISSVSFSLNGQSLSATNSSGTYTSTWTPVANQFSLSHTLTVTATASNGTTDSKTYNFVLNCSGANCPNTLPVITWNSPSNTTIFQPSFQVVPISVTAVDSDGSVSGVTITINGGTFNMTAGTNNTYTYNFTPTAYQDYPIVIKATDNKSGLTTLNNTIKITSVGTRFVPLPPGKIILGYAHSWENAGAPFLYFSQMVGSKFNVVDYAFVETVNRDGYTPVLTTNDARYLTNGVFNKQLLKNDIKSLRDSGVPVIVSIGGQNGHVVLENVTQKNIFVNGLKAIIDEYQFDGVDIDFEGGSMNFSAGGLRDISYAGISAYPRLKNVVDAFKELKAFYGPGFLLTAAPETQYVQGGYSTYNDTFGSFLPIIQNLRNELDLLAVQLYNTGGENALDGQYYGSAKKSNMVTALTDMLIKGYNIGTTGMRFDGLPPSKILIALPACPSAAGSGFLTPTEGINAMHYLRTGTTFSGRTYTMQPGGPYPALRGLMTWSVNWDFSSCGNSAELSKAYAAYFAGQTAARALPEGIETKNTTIAYFKNDALLVTTDSGDIAQVEVFNTIGQPLVSHRNVHQNKEVVLHNYSFTTKQLFLVVVTDKAGNKKSFKVMNFLN; from the coding sequence GGGACAACTTTTGACCCTGCCCGTCCGGAGAATACAAAATTAAAATGTTTGGATACCTATGCTGATTATGAGCATACGGAAGGCGGAATTCCATGGGATGCTCCTGTAAAAGGGAATTTTTATGACTTGAAAAAGTTAAAAGAAAAGTATCCGCATTTAAAAATTTTAATCTCTGTTGGAGGATGGACTAAAGGTCAGGATCTTTCTCCAATCGCCGCAAGTCCGGTGGCAAGAGCTGCTTTAGCTGCAGATATGGCAAACTTCATCGTCACTTATCCGTTTATTGATGGATTTGATATTGACTGGGAGTATCCTCTTATGGGAGGAACAGACGGTACTGAAATCGTGAACGGAATCCCGGTTCCTCCGCAAAAGTACCACCCGGATGACAACAAAAACCTTGTACTTTTACTAAAAGCCATGCGTCAGGCAATGCCTAATAAACTGGTTACTATTGCAGCCGGAAACAATGTTCGAAATGTGCCTAAACAATATTTAGGACCAAACAACAGGGCAACGTATGGAATGACCGAAGATATTTCAACGTACTGTGATTACATTACTTACTTTGGATATGATTTTGGTGGAAACTGGTATGATAAAACATGTTATAATGCTCCTCTTTATGGAAGCGGAAACCCGAATGATCCATTATATGGTGCAACTCAGTCAGAATCACTTGATGAGTTAACGAACATCTATTTGAATGTAGTTGGTTTTCCTGCCAATAAATTAATCATGGGATTGCCTTTTTACGGTAAAAAATTTGACAACGTTGCCAATAACGGAACCAATCCAAACTTTCCTGGGTTATTTGTTGCTGCACCAAGATATAATGTTGCAGGTTGTACAAATCCGCAAAACCCAACAGGAACCTGGGACGGGCCGGCAGCTTGTGAGAAATCCGGCAGCATCGAAATTTGTGGCCTGGTTGGAAATCCGGTTACCAATTCACATGCTTTTTTAGATCCAAATACCATGTTAGTTACGCCAACGGCAGCTGCCGCAGGTTGGGTAAGGTATTTTGATAATACTACTAAAGTTCCTTATTTGTACAACAGTAGTTTGAAACAGTTTATCAGTTATGAAGATAAACAATCAATGGATTTAAAAGTACAGTACATCAAATCTAAAAATCTGGCCGGTGGTATGATTTGGGAATTATCTCAGGATACCAGAGGCTCTATCCCTAATTCACTTTTAACTCAGGTAGATACTTCGTTTAAAAGTATTGTTCCCGGAACGGTTAGCATTGGAGGTTCTGTAAAAAATGGAACAGCTTTGGTTACTAACGTTACTATAGAGATTAGAAATGCAAGTAATGCAGTTATAGAAAGTGTAGTGTCTCCAACAGGTAATTTTGCATTTTATAATTTGCCAAAGAATCAAAACTATACCCTTACAGCGATAAAGGCGGCCTATAATTTTACACCGGTTAGCTTAACAAATGTTGCTGCTGATCAGACAGGTGTTGTGATTCAGGGAACACAGCCTTTGTACACAGTAAGCGGAACTATTGTAGTCGGCACAAGTACAACACCGGTTTCAGGAGTTACCGTTACAGCAACTTCCGGTACGACTGTTTTAACTGCTGTTTCCGGTACTAATGGAACCTACAGTATTACAGGTTTAACAGCCGGACTTAATTTTACAGTTACAGCTGCCAAAACTGGCTTTCCTTATACACCAGCTTCGACAGTGTATAATGCAATTGATAGCAATAAAACGTTAAATTTTGCTCAGGGTGATCCAATTGTATATTATATTGTTAGTGGTACGATCTTAAACGGAACTGCCCCTGCTGTGGGAGTTAATGTTACAGCAGCATCCACAGGAGCACCTATTACAGGAACTTCTAATGCAAGTGGTTTTTATACCCTTACCTTACCATCAGGAGGAAATTATACCATAACAGCTGCGGCTACAGGAAAAACTTATACGCCAGCTTCAACAGTTTATACCAATTTATTAGCCGACAAAACTTTAAATTTAACCGAGTATAACGTTGGAACTAATAAAATTAGCGGTACGGTTAAAAACGGTACAGTTCCGGTTGCAGGAGCTAAAGTAGAAATCGTTTTACCTTGGACCGACAATACACACGGATGGAAAAGCGTTCTAGCAACTACAGATGCACAAGGAAATTATAGCTTTGCCAATTCAGTTGTCGACGGATATGCTATTATTTCGAGTTTGAAATTGAATGCGTGGCAAAATAATGACGTTAATTATTTTCCAAATAATCTGACCAGTTTTGCTGTTCCGTCAACCCCAACGGTTTATAATTTCAATACCGCCGCTACCGCAAGAACGTCCTCTTATGCAATGAGCGGAAAAGTTCTAAACGGAACTACTCCGGTATCAGGAGCTGTAGTTTCGGCAGTTTCAGGTACGACAGTTTTAACTGCTACAACAGATAGAAATGGAGCTTATTCTTTTGCAGGTTTAACTTCAGGATCAGATTATAAGGTATCTGTTGCTAAAACAAACCTGACATTTGCTCCGGTTTCGGCGGTTTCGACAACACAGTCTGGTAACAAAACTCTTGATTTTACACAAAATTTGGCCAGTACAAATCTAATTAGCGGAACCGTTAAAAATGGTTCAGTTCCGGTTGCAGGAGCGAAAGTAGAATTAGTTGTGCCTTGGACTGATAATACACACGGATGGAAAAGTGTTATCGCAACAACAGATGCTCAGGGGAATTTTACCTATGACAATACAGTTACAGCAGGTTATGCACAAGTTTTAAGTTTAAAATTGAATGGATGGGAGAATAACGGAACGAATTATTACCCAAACAATCTGGTGAATTTTGCAATGCCAACAACGCCAACGGTTTATAACTTCAATACGCAGGCAACGGTTGTAACTAAACCAGTAGTTGCCATTACAGCGCCAACGACTCCGACGATTGCAATAAATTTAGGGTCAGCGATTAATTTTGTGGCTAGTGTTGGATTAAGTGCTGCAGATGCTACTACAATCTCGTCTGTTTCCTTTAGTTTAAACGGACAAAGCCTGAGTGCTACCAATTCTTCAGGAACTTATACCTCAACTTGGACACCAGTAGCCAATCAGTTTTCGCTTAGTCATACATTAACAGTTACGGCTACTGCCTCAAACGGTACCACAGATTCAAAAACATATAATTTTGTATTAAACTGTTCAGGTGCAAACTGTCCAAATACATTGCCAGTAATTACTTGGAATTCACCATCTAATACTACTATATTTCAGCCTTCTTTCCAAGTTGTGCCAATTTCAGTGACAGCTGTGGATAGTGACGGATCGGTTTCAGGTGTAACGATTACAATAAACGGAGGTACATTTAACATGACAGCAGGTACAAATAATACCTATACGTATAATTTTACACCAACTGCTTATCAGGATTATCCGATTGTAATCAAAGCAACCGATAATAAATCCGGGCTAACTACATTAAACAATACCATTAAAATTACTTCGGTAGGTACTAGATTCGTTCCGCTTCCACCAGGCAAAATTATTTTAGGATACGCACATTCCTGGGAAAATGCTGGTGCTCCATTTTTATATTTTTCTCAAATGGTAGGAAGTAAGTTTAACGTAGTGGATTATGCATTCGTAGAAACCGTTAACCGTGATGGTTATACTCCGGTATTAACTACAAATGATGCCAGATATTTGACCAATGGAGTTTTCAATAAACAATTGTTGAAAAATGATATCAAATCCTTAAGAGATAGCGGAGTTCCTGTTATTGTTTCTATTGGAGGTCAAAATGGTCATGTTGTTTTAGAGAACGTAACTCAAAAGAATATTTTTGTTAATGGTCTGAAGGCAATTATTGACGAGTATCAATTTGATGGAGTTGATATCGATTTTGAAGGTGGATCGATGAATTTTAGTGCAGGAGGTTTAAGAGATATTTCTTATGCGGGTATTTCTGCTTATCCAAGATTAAAAAATGTAGTAGATGCTTTCAAAGAATTAAAAGCGTTCTATGGTCCTGGATTTTTATTAACTGCAGCTCCGGAAACACAATACGTACAAGGAGGATATTCAACCTATAATGATACCTTTGGTTCGTTCCTTCCAATCATTCAAAACTTACGTAATGAATTGGATTTGTTAGCCGTACAATTGTATAATACAGGAGGAGAAAACGCATTAGACGGTCAATATTATGGTTCAGCTAAGAAATCAAACATGGTAACTGCCCTAACGGATATGCTGATAAAAGGGTACAACATTGGTACAACAGGAATGCGTTTTGATGGTTTACCGCCTTCAAAAATCCTTATTGCATTACCAGCTTGTCCAAGTGCAGCAGGAAGTGGTTTTTTAACGCCGACAGAAGGAATTAATGCAATGCATTATTTAAGAACCGGGACTACTTTCTCAGGAAGAACCTATACCATGCAGCCAGGCGGACCATATCCTGCTTTGAGAGGTTTAATGACTTGGTCTGTAAACTGGGATTTTTCTTCTTGTGGGAATTCAGCTGAATTGTCTAAAGCGTATGCCGCTTATTTTGCAGGACAGACAGCTGCAAGGGCATTACCTGAAGGGATCGAAACGAAAAACACGACTATCGCTTACTTTAAAAATGATGCTTTATTAGTGACAACTGACTCTGGAGATATTGCTCAGGTAGAAGTTTTCAATACCATTGGACAACCATTGGTGAGTCATAGAAATGTTCATCAAAACAAAGAAGTGGTGCTTCATAACTACAGCTTTACCACTAAGCAATTATTTTTAGTTGTGGTGACGGACAAAGCAGGAAATAAAAAATCATTCAAAGTAATGAACTTTTTGAACTAA